One segment of Rosa chinensis cultivar Old Blush chromosome 6, RchiOBHm-V2, whole genome shotgun sequence DNA contains the following:
- the LOC112174783 gene encoding heat shock factor protein HSF30: MEGVAVKEEMIACTVGSSSSSSSSLSPRPMEGLHELGPPPFLTKTFEMVEDSSTDAIVSWSRARNSFIVWDSHQFSSILLPRYFKHNNFSSFIRQLNTYGFRKVDPDRWEFANEGFLGGQRHLLKTIKRRRHVSQSTHEGGGGACVELGQYGLETELERLKRDRNVLRTEIVRLRQQQQNSKELVIAMEDRLQTTEKKQQQIMNFLAKALKNPSFIQNFAQKRELVGVGVGVEIGRKRRLTASPSVENLQEVPTAHVLDMAASQDQGELLTMESDFESLFSAAALDNESSSDINGSNLTSIPTSGGGKLGAVNETIWDHLWSDELIGGNPEEEVVVGNDSEIDVEVEDLVADPSEWGEDLQDLVDQMDFLIKPNP, translated from the exons ATGGAGGGAGTAGCAGTGAAAGAAGAAATGATAGCTTGCACAGTTGGCTCAtcgtcttcatcttcttcaagctTGTCACCGCGGCCGATGGAGGGGTTACACGAGTTGGGTCCGCCACCATTTCTCACTAAGACGTTTGAAATGGTGGAGGACTCTTCTACAGACGCCATTGTTTCCTGGAGCAGAGCTCGCAATAGCTTCATCGTTTGGGACTCTCATCAGTTCTCCTCAATTCTCCTTCCTCGCTACTTCAAGCACAATAATTTCTCGAGCTTCATTCGCCAGCTTAATACATAT GGTTTCAGAAAGGTTGATCCGGATAGATGGGAATTTGCGAATGAAGGGTTTCTTGGAGGGCAGAGGCATTTGTTGAAGACCATCAAGAGGAGGAGGCATGTGTCGCAGAGTACGCATGAAGGTGGAGGAGGAGCTTGTGTTGAATTGGGACAGTATGGGCTGGAGACTGAGCTTGAAAGACTGAAAAGGGACAGAAATGTGTTGAGGACTGAGATAGTGAGATTGAGGCAGCAACAACAGAATTCGAAAGAATTAGTCATTGCGATGGAGGATCGGTTGCAGACGACTGAGAAGAAACAGCAACAGATTATGAATTTCCTTGCAAAAGCACTCAAGAACCCATCTTTTATCCAAAACTTTGCTCAGAAGAGAGAGTtagttggtgttggtgttggtgttgaaATTGGTCGAAAACGGAGACTAACTGCTAGCCCCAGTGTGGAGAATTTGCAAGAAGTGCCTACAGCCCATGTTTTGGACATGGCAGCAAGTCAAGATCAGGGGGAGTTGTTAACCATGGAGTCAGACTTTGAGTCACTTTTCTCAGCTGCTGCTTTGGACAATGAATCAAGCAGTGATATCAACGGCTCTAATCTGACTTCAATACCCACAAGTGGTGGTGGCAAGTTGGGCGCTGTGAATGAGACAATTTGGGACCATCTGTGGAGTGATGAGCTCATTGGTGGAAATCCAGAGGAAGAGGTTGTGGTTGGGAATGACTCTGAAATCGATGTGGAGGTGGAGGATCTGGTTGCTGATCCTTCAGAATGGGGTGAGGACTTGCAAGACCTTGTTGATCAAATGGATTTTCTGATCAAGCCCAATCCTTGA